The Astyanax mexicanus isolate ESR-SI-001 chromosome 6, AstMex3_surface, whole genome shotgun sequence region cttttcctgatcgactcgtttttctgaatattttcttttactagctgctgcagagaatgaggaagagtttcatgtgcagcatcataaacaactcagagagacgaGGGCTgataaatgatgccaggagccaataggaaagatgtagaTTTTAGTTAGTGAACTAAGAAATATTGAGCAGACATTTCTTTATTTTAGCGTGTCTCTGTTGtttaatttatgtaatattcataAAAAATGGGGAAAATAATGTGTGTGCAAATATTAGCTTTAAATTGCAACAAAGCAGTAAAGGTGAATCAACCTAactgaataaactctgaaattCTCCATCACCGGAGAGCAGCTCTGAACTCAAGCTTTAGTCTaagatataatacagtatataactcaGCAGGATGTTTGCTATGTACTTTAAGCTGTTTAATCTGCTGGAGTAAGAGATGAGTTGTCAGGACTGTCTGCAGGACTCTGAGTGTAAAATCATTTTCCTATCAGACTGAGTAAACAGCGCTCTGTCCACTGCAGGTTATTAGCATAACGAAACactttataacactttataatgagCGAAGGGAAATTACAGTCATGGGTTCTTTACTAAACGTATGATAATACTCATAAACTACTCATATACTACTCATATACTACTTGTACACATATCAAAATTCTGCTGGGCTGATTCTATCTTCTTTTAGTGTTGGTGTAGTGCTGGGGTAGTGTTGGGGTAGCTTTGGGTAGGGTTAGGCTAGTGGTATGGTGGTTTTGGGTAGTGTTTGGGTATTTTCGGGGTAGCGACGGGTAGTGTGGAGGTAGTAATGTTGTAGTGTTAAAGTAGTATTGTGGcagtgttagggtagtattgcggtagtgttagggtattattgcggtagtgttagggtagtattgcggtagtgttagggtagtattgcggtagtgttagggtagtattgcagTAGTTTTAGAGTAGTATTGcggtagtgttagggtagtattgcggtagtgttagggtagtattgcagtagtgttagggtagtattgcggtagtgttagggtagtgttagggtagtattgcagtagtgttagggtagtattgcggtagtgttagggtagtattgcggtagtgttagggtagtattgcggtagtgttagggtagtattgcagtagtgttagggtagtattgcggtagtgttagggtagtattgcagtagtgttagggtagtattgcagtagtgttagggtagtattgcagTAGTTTTAGAGTAGTATTGcggtagtgttagggtagtattgcggtagtgttagagtagtattgcagtagtgttagggtagtgttagggtagtattgcggtagtgttagggtagtattgcagtagtgttagggtagtgttagggtagtattgcggtagtgttagggtagtattgcagtagtgttagggtagtgttagggtagtattgcggtagtgttagggtagtattgcagtagtgttagggtagtattgcggtagtgttagggtagtattgcagtagtgttagggtagtgttagggtagtattgcggtagtgttagggtagtattgcagtagtgttagggtagtattgcagtagtgttagggtagcattgcagtagtgttagggtagtattgcagtagtgttagagtagtattgcagtagtgttagggtagtattgcggtagtattgcagtagtgttagggtagtattgcggtagtgttagggtagtattgcggtagtgttagggtagtattgcagtagtgttagggtagtattgcagtagtgttagggtagtattgcggtagtgttagggtagtattgcagtagtgttgcagtagtgttagggtagtattgcggtagtgttagagtagtattgcagtagtgttagggtagtattgcagtagtgttagggtagtattgcagTAGTTTTAGGGTAGTATTGTGGcagtgttagggtagtattgtggcagtgttagggtagtattgtggcagtgttagggtagtattgcagtagtgttagggtagtattgcagTAGTTTTAGAGTAGTATTGcggtagtgttagggtagtattgcggtagtgttagggtagtattgcagTAGTTTTAGAGTAGTATTGcggtagtgttagggtagtattgcagtagtgttagggtagtatttcggtagtgttagggtagtattgcggtagtgttagggtagtattgcggtagtgttagggtagtattgcagtagtgttagggtagtattgcggtagtgttagagtagtattgcagtagtgttagggtagtgttagggtagtattgcggtagtgttagggtagtattgcagtagtgttagggtagtattgcagtagtgttagagtagtattgcagtagtgttagggtagtattgcagtagtgttgcagtagtgttagggtagtattgcggtagtgttagggtagtattgcggtagtgttagggtagtattgcggtagtgttagggtagtattgcagtagtgttagggtagtattgcggtagtattgtagtagtgttagggtagtattgcggtagtgttagggtagtattgcggtagtgttagggtagtattgcggtagtgttagggtagtattgcagtagtgttagggtagtattgcagtagtgttagggtagtattgcggtagtgttagagtagtattgcggtagtgttagggtagtattgcagtagtgttgcagtagtgttagggtagtattgcggtagtgttagggtagtattgcagtagtgttagggtagtattgtggcagtgttagggtagtattgcggtagtgttagagtagtattgcggtagtgttaggtagtattgcagtagtgttagggtagtattgtggcagtgttagggtagtattgcggtagtgttagagtagtattgcggtagtgttagggtagtattgcggTAGTTTTAGAGTAGTATTGCGGTAGTGTTAGAGTAGTATTGcagtagtgttagggtagtattgcagtagttttagggtagtattgcagtagtgttgcagtagtgttagggtagtattgtggcagtgttagggtagtattgcggtagtgttagagtagtattgcggtagtgttagggtagtattgtggcagtgttagggtagtattgcggtagtgttagggtagtattgcggtagtgttagagtagtattgcagtagtgttagggtagtattgcagTAGTTTTAGAGTAGTATTGcggtagtgttagggtagtattgtggcagtgttagggtagtattgcggtagtgttagagtagtattgcagtagtgttagggtagtattgcagTAGTTTTAGGGTAGTATTGCGGTAGTTTTAGAGTAGTATTGcggtagtgttagggtagtattgtggcagtgttagggtagtattgcagTAGTTTTAGAGTAGTATTGcggtagtgttagggtagtattgtggcagtgttagggtagtattgcggtagtgttagggtagtatcTAGGTAGTATTAGGTGGTGTTAGGATATTGCTGTGGTAGCGTTGGGGTTGCATTGGGTAATGTTGGGGTAGTGTTTGagtagtgttagggtagtattgtggcagtgttagggtagtattgcggtagtgttagagtagtattgcagtagtgttagggtagtattgcagTAGTTTTAGAGTAGTATTGcagtagtgttagggtagtattgcagTAGTTTTAGAGTAGTATTGCGGTAGTGTTAGAGTAGTATTGTGGCAATGTTAGGGTAGTATCTAGGTAGTATTAGGTGGTGTTAGGATATTGCTGTGGTAGCGTTGGGGTTGCATTGGGTAATGTTGGGGTAGTGTTTGAGTAGTGTTGGGGTAGTATCAGTGTAGTGTTGACTAGTGTTAGAGTAGCATTGGGGTTAGGATAGTGTTAGAGTAGAGTTAGAGTAGTTTTTTGGGTAGTATAAGAGTAGTGTTAGGATATCGTTGGGGTTATTTGTGGGTAGTGTTTGTGTAGTATTAGAGTGATATTAGAATATTGCTGGGGTAGCTTTAGGGTAGCATAAGAGTAGTGTTAGAGTAGATTTTGGTTAGTGTAAAAGTAGTGTTAGGATATTGTTAGGGTAGTTTATTTGGTAGTGTTTGGGCAGTATTACAGTGGAGTTAGAATATTGCTGGGGTAGTGTTGTGGCAGTGTTTGGGTAGCGTTTGGGCAGTGCTGATGTGTTAAGAGTAGAGTAAGGGTAATGTCACGGTAGTGTTAGAGTAGTGTTATGGTAGTGTTGGGGTAGTGTTTGTTTAGCCCTACAGTTGTGTTATTGACAGTGggtgtgtccaaaaacttttctaTTATATTTTGGCTCAATTTAAAcctaggctgttttatttgtataaacttaaacaaaaaataacatttaactcacatttgttttGGAGGATGTGAAGATCACTACGACATGCAATTTTATAATCTTTAATATATAACCTTTAGCATAACATGTATAATATATGTACCATATAAAGGCTCATGTGACATAAACAATTTCCTGTGGTCTAACAAGAGCAGAATGAAGTTGTTTGTCTCAGATGGTGAACAGCATGTGTAGAGGCTTTCTGGTGAGGTGTATTAAGACAAATGTCTCTTGGTTAGaatgaagcatggtggtggtagcatcatgatcTGGGGCTGAATTCAACATGTACTGTGACCTTctaaagcagagcatgatccccgcCTCCAGGAACTGGGCCACAGTTTTCCATCATGATAACGATCCCAAACACACGTCCAACTTTCAACAAAAGCCAATTAGCTAGTGGGGAAGCACTCCCGCAATGtagagatctgcgcaagcgcagcAACCATAACCATCCGGAAACACAGATTTTGTGCATTATTTATCTAAAAACgctacaaactgttcatgagatttttattaaattatatcagtgatgtaaaatatctGTTTCAGACCTTCAGTTTCCAGAATTTTGGCCTTTCCTCATTTAAACAGATTAAAGGATTTCCAAATGGTTTCTAAGTGCAGTGTTTGGAAGCAGAATGGAGGTAGTGACGGGTAGTAATTCAGTTTCACCGCACACCTCCATCCCCACACGGTCTACTGTAGTCTAAGTGTTTATGTAAAACAGTTCTTAAGAAGTGAGCAATTACAGCAGTTATAAGATAACCGTTACACCTTCACACCAGATAAGAAGGAGCCTGCAGAGCCAACCAACTCCCAACCACCTCCCAACCACGTCCCACCCCCAACCACACCTACATACGTCTCCGAGCTGAAGACCCAACTGATCCAACACGCATCAGAAACTACAGACTTCAAACCGAGGACACCACTGATCTACCACACTTCCAACTGAAGACCCAGTTGATCTACCAAACTTTAGAACGAAACAACTTCAAGCTAGATAATCCATCGATCTTCCTTGCTAAAGAACTTTAGAAAGAACTAACATCAAGTTGACGAGCCCTACTGATCTTCCAAAGCTTCTGAAAGAACCAACTCCAACCTCGGAACACCACTGATCTTCTAGGATTCATATAGAACCATCTTCAAGCTGAAGACTCCAATGATCTTCCAACGCTTCTTCTTAGAAATAACCTCATTTTAGCTTAAAATTCCACCGATCCTCCAAACTTCATAAAGGACAGAGGACTTCTAAGTTAAGAACCAACTGATCTTCAGACTGAAGACTCTCCTAGCTTCCAGGGTCTTTCAAGCTTCTGACTAAAAGCTGAAGACCAAACTAATTTTACTAACTTCAGAACGAAACATCTGTAAACCACAGGCTGTATCACTGGAGTTGGGAGGATCATGGGTATCTGCAGTCTGTCCTGTTTTCTGAAGATTCTCAAGGGCGTGTTTTGTGGCTTGGCTCTGCTGATCCCGATGTTCCGGGGTAAAATGGCTAACCCGTTCGGTATCTGGTGCGAGTTTGTGTGGACGTTTGGACTGGTCGTGGCTGTGGTGATCTTCCTGCTGGAGATGTTCCTCTGTGATAAGATCGTGGAGTTGATCGTGCTGAAGCACAGCTGGGCAGATCTAGTCTGTGGACTTTATCTCCAGGTTTCAGCCATGCTGCTGGTAGCTTCTTTGATCTACTGCATCATCTTCGTTTGCGGACGCTTGGCCTGCCTGGGCGACATCTTCTGTGCGATTTGCTCCATCATAGCGTTCGTTCTGTACACGGTGGACGCGGTGATGGCCAAGCTGAAGTGCCCCAGCGGTTACCTCTCCAACCTGAGAGGACTCCTGCGTTTTGCTGAAAGCTTGGTGGCCTGCGTTCTCCTGGCCTCGGTAACCGACTACTTCATGGGTGTGGAGAAGCACCACAAGCCTGCCGCCATGGTGTGGTGCATTGTGGTCTACGTAGTTTGTTTCCCGGTGCCGGTGCTGATCATCCTGATCCACCTGATTAAGCTTCTTGGGGGGTTGCTCTGCTTCGCTCTGGACAGACTGGAGGTGATTTTTAACATCGTCGCCGTGGCGCTGTACGTGTCTGCTGCCATCATCTGGCCAATCTTCGCCTACAAAAATTACAACGTTGGCCCCGCCCACACCAACAGGAAGCATGACCGGCGCTTTCACGACCTGAACGCCGCCACGGTGCTGACGTACGTGAACTTAGCGTTATATGTGGTGGACCTGATCTTGTCGGTGATTGCTCTTTATAAACGTATCTGAAAGCAGAGAGCATCTGGATCGCCATCGCTCTGGATTTCATAAACTACGAAACTACAAATCCCAGTAACCCTTACAGGTGTTAACGATCAGTAATAAACTATATTCAACACAACAGCCAACGCCAACTCCTGTACAAACTCAACCTGCAAACTTACATCTTCTTTTAGCGGTGGTTAAACACTCAGTACTGAAGGGGGCGCTAGCAGACAAACCAAAACACCATGAGATTtaactggaaaaaataaaaaacttcgaTACAAGACAACTTGACTGAAGCTGGGActgacataataaaaataaattgtctGTAAATGAATTACAATGTATGAAATTGTCATTTCATTTTAAGACCTGATTTTatgtcactatatatatatatataaagataatgATATAATGGTAATATAATAGCATATTAATACAATTACACTCTTTTAAAGAGCATTTTTTATCCTTATACAGTTAAGGATAAAGAAATGgctatgtatacatacatacatacatatatacagttctggacaaaaatagagagctcttaaaaatgatgagtttctttgattttaccaaattaaaaacctctggaatataatcaagaggaagatggatgatcacaaaccatcaaaccaccaaactgaactgcttgaatttttacaccaggagtaaagcagcataaagttatccaaaagcagtgtgtaagactggtggaggagaacatgatgcagagatgcaaaaaactgtgattaaaaatcagaccagggttattccacctaatattgatttctgaactcttaaaactttttaaataaaacattcctGTATATTTTGCTTCATTATTGTTCTtgagtttttataaaaaaacgaGTTTCGTAGTTTTTGCATTATGATTAATGACAAGATAATTAACCGAGGGTTAAAAAGTTAAAACTACTCACTGAGAAATCTTTTCTGTGCTTCATAAAAGACACTTTGATGAAGATGTAGCTGAAAATTTGaattttgatatttaaatgtaatgtatcTGACTTTTAATAAACGAAATAATGGCATAATTCATTCTTGTGAATTTTAAGAacacatttatttctgttttgaaTTTGTGAGGTGCTGAtatttgctgtttaaaaaaatacattttcttacaattttaacattaaaaaatccAGATTCATACAGTTCAcataaaaaactcaaaatatttttaagttatactgaaatgtatttttttttaccaaatctgTATGTCAGTGTGTTATGTTGTGTGATTATGATTAAGATGAtgataaagatgatgatgatgaagacagAATAGACCAATATATTATAAAGTTCCAAAATGACTTAGAATAAAATCTTAACACACTGTTCCTACTTTACAGTACAATGGAAGTCAGTGCTGTAAAGCCTTTGTACTGACTGTGTTTATGGGGgagatattttttattataggaaacatttttataaatgtaattataattttacaataaataaactcAGAATTAAATACCTGATGTGTGACTGATTTAGTGGCAATCAGAcgtccatatatatataattatatatatttaatgttaaaataattgTAGACCAGCTTACAGAGAACAGATTAAAAGAAAGTTTCTtacataacgttcccagctagGCGAATACTAACTTCTTGGAAATATTAAAAGTAACAATCCCTaaactaaaaaattaaaacactgtgaTACAAGTAACATTAAAGTAATGTTACCATGACATTAAGacgttaaataaaaatgttctaaaacatccagaaaactttatcgagtgaacattctaagaacgttaactgtaacattcagaaaaccttCTATAAACCAAAACTTAGTTTAGATTGTGTGGTTAGCTTTTGTCTAAGCTAATCTACAAGCGTGATCAACACAAGTACGACCATGAACATACAGGATattaacaggtggttgctatggtgttgctatgttacTGCTGGGTGGTTGCCAGGTGATTTATGTGGTGTTGTAATGTGATTGGTATAGGGTCAGTACAATATTAGTACTAGGTGTTATCAGGTGGCTGATATTGTACctcaggtggttgcaatggtctTTTCTAGGTTGTTGAATGA contains the following coding sequences:
- the LOC103029577 gene encoding myeloid-associated differentiation marker-like protein 2, whose protein sequence is MGICSLSCFLKILKGVFCGLALLIPMFRGKMANPFGIWCEFVWTFGLVVAVVIFLLEMFLCDKIVELIVLKHSWADLVCGLYLQVSAMLLVASLIYCIIFVCGRLACLGDIFCAICSIIAFVLYTVDAVMAKLKCPSGYLSNLRGLLRFAESLVACVLLASVTDYFMGVEKHHKPAAMVWCIVVYVVCFPVPVLIILIHLIKLLGGLLCFALDRLEVIFNIVAVALYVSAAIIWPIFAYKNYNVGPAHTNRKHDRRFHDLNAATVLTYVNLALYVVDLILSVIALYKRI